The Symphalangus syndactylus isolate Jambi chromosome 11, NHGRI_mSymSyn1-v2.1_pri, whole genome shotgun sequence genome contains a region encoding:
- the LOC129492796 gene encoding gap junction alpha-1 protein-like, protein MGDWSTLGQILDKVQAHSTAGGKLWLSILFIFRILLLGTVVESAWGDEQSAFCCNTQQPGCENVCYDKSFPISHVRFWVLQIIFVPVPTLLYLAHVFYVMRKEEKLNKKEEELKVAQTDGVNVEMHLKQIEIKKFKYGIEEHGKVKMQVGLLRNYIISILFKSIFQVAFLLSQWYIYGFSLSVVHTCKRDPCPHQVDCLLSCPTEKTIFIIFMLVVSLVSLALSITELFYVFFKGIKDQVKGKSDPYHATTGPLSPAKDCGSQKYAYFNGSSSPTAPLSPMSLPGYKLVTGDRNNSSCRNYSKQASEQNWANYSAEQNRMGQAGSTISNSHAQPFDFPDDNQDSKNLAAGHELQPLAIVDQRSSSRASSRASSRPGPHDLEI, encoded by the coding sequence ATGGGTGACTGGAGCACCTTAGGCCAAATCCTTGACAAGGTTCAAGCCCACTCAACAGCTGGAGGGAAGCTGTGGCTGTCAATACTTTTCATTTTCCGAATCCTGCTGCTGGGGACAGTGGTTGAGTCAGCCTGGGGAGATGAGCAGTCTGCCTTTTGTTGTAACACTCAGCAGCCTGGTTGTGAAAACGTCTGCTATGACAAGTCTTTCCCAATCTCTCACGTGCGCTTCTGGGTCCTGCAGATCATATTTGTGCCTGTACCCACACTCTTGTACCTGGCTCATGTGTTCTATGTGATGCGAAAGGAAGAGAAACTGAACAAGAAAGAGGAGGAACTCAAGGTTGCCCAAACTGATGGTGTCAATGTGGAGATGCACTTGAAGCAGATTGAGATAAAGAAGTTCAAGTATGGTATTGAAGAGCATGGTAAggtgaaaatgcaagtggggttGCTGCGAAACTACATCATCAGTATCCTCTTTAAGTCTATCTTTCAGGTGGCCTTCTTGCTGAGCCAGTGGTACATCTATGGATTCAGCTTGAGTGTTGTTCACACTTGCAAAAGAGATCCCTGCCCACATCAGGTGGATTGTTTGCTCTCTTGCCCCACAGAGAAAaccatcttcatcatcttcatgCTGGTGGTGTCCTTGGTGTCCCTGGCCTTGAGTATCACTGaactcttctatgttttcttcaaggGCATTAAGGATCAGGTTAAAGGAAAGAGCGACCCTTACCATGCGACCACTGGCCCGCTGAGCCCCGCCAAAGACTGTGGGTCGCAAAAATACGCTTATTTCAATGGCAGCTCCTCACCAACTGCTCCCCTCTCGCCTATGTCTCTTCCTGGGTACAAGCTGGTTACTGGTGACAGAAACAATTCTTCTTGCCGCAATTACAGCAAGCAAGCAAGTGAGCAAAACTGGGCTAATTACAGTGCAGAACAAAATCGAATGGGGCAGGCAGGAAGCACCATCTCTAACTCCCATGCACAGCCTTTTGATTTCCCTGATGATAACCAGGATTCTAAAAACCTAGCTGCTGGACATGAACTACAGCCACTAGCCATTGTGGACCAGCGATCTTCAAGCAGAGCCAGCAGTCGTGCCAGCAGCAGACCTGGGCCTCATGACCTGGAGATCTAG